TTGGGCCCTGACATTTCCGCTGTGGTGTTACCTTTGAGAAACCACCACTGAAAAACCACAATAAACGACACTTGAAACGAGCCAGCGAAGCGCACAAATTGTGGCTCAAAATTAATAACACAGCTCGGCccgaaaaagtgaaataaaaacagaattcattttaattacaaattacaacaGACTGATTGTCTGATGGAACTGAGCAGAGGAGCTGAGCTCAGCTCAGATGAAGTTAGCTCCAAAGAAGCGCCAcattaaaaacagaaaaccggAGAAACAGCGTGAAGTTCAAAGCCTTGGGAGGTGGGGATCCGATCCGGACGACAACTGACCCACCCGGTGTTCCACAGATGCCTCTGACCCCTGAATGAAGTCAACAACATCAAAGTAAATGCGAGGAGGTCAAGCGTTAAGTCATAAAAAAAAGGGCCcccctaaaaaaaaaattgttaggggaaaatggggaaatgccAGTATGTATAACATTATGACATGCTGCTGCCTCATTGTGGAAAGCCAGAGATAAATGTTAATCATCGCGGGCAGAGTCATCAACGTCATCGTTGTCATTGCGATTGTGATTGTGGTTCCCCTTTTGCCTACTgatacacagaaagaaaagcaCACACTAACGGCTTGATTTAAAGATCTCTTTGGATTGAATATTAACTAGTCTTCAGGAATAAGGTGTGCTTGAAACATGTTGACCTTCCACTATTTAGAAGAATTGTACTCTTCACTTAGAATATAGATCGTATATCATTTCCAAAACGATCTCGTTTCTTGCTGTGCCTGAAAACCTCAAGAAGGCCGACATCGACCtgaataaaaagtattttagaATGCGCTAATTACATGAAAACGCTGCTTCCTTGGAAGCGGCAAACAAAGTTGCTGGGACAAACAAACCTCGGCCAATGAGCCTCCGGCCTTTGGGCTAATTAACATTGTTCCCCGGCcataatttcaaatgaaaatattccACTTTAATTGTGGCTCAAGCTAAACCATATATATTGTACTATGTACAAACTTGTATtagaaaaatgatttaaagaCACGACCCGAGAACTAATTGTCAACATCGCCTTGGCGGCTTCCACCGAGTACGAACCATCTAGAAATGTTCCAAGCGATCTTTGGCTCGTTCAATTGCAACCAGTTTTGGCCTGGTTGGAGGGGCGAGGAAAACGAGATGGAAACCTGGCAACCAACTGGAGAACAAGACAGCACAGCGCAGCACAGCACAACcggcttttaattaattaccttttttggccaaactatttattgttgttacaGAACTAAACAACAGaagcagcacagcacagcacacaaCTGAACTAAGTCGAGGAGTCCATGTTAACTAGATATCTCTGTTCTGGGTCTTCAAGTTCAACGAAATCCCAATTGCGTGTGGTCCGCGAATAGTGAGTGAGTGGTGAGTAATTCCCCAGCAAATGTCATTGATATTCAGCGGAAGATCATCAGCAGTGAGTGAGTCAGTCACACCCtcgattttattttcctctCCGAAGATAATAAAATTTAGGTTATGCgctaaacattttaattaagtggAAAAGTATTACGCCAATTTCGGTCGGACGGAGAGGGAGATGTATCGTGTAGAAATCGCAACGAccaacaaaatggaaaatgaaagcGCCCaccaacaatagcaacaaaagcgaaactCCGTGTGTAATTGAAACTGAGCACGATGTggaagtattattattaagcatGCAAAGCATAATGAAGTGGAAATATGAAACTTGGGAGAAGAATGCAGGgtgtacatgtatatatagcGCTTATAAcgatatataaatacataaaatgaaatatataaatacatacatctCGCTATAAAGCGGATGGAAGAGAAGCACTGGAAGTGGAGGGGGGTATAAAGGTGACACAGCTAATGTGCTATAATGATGCGATAATCAATGATGATTATAGGAAATGAATAACTTTCGTTCTTCAATCGTCAGCagacgtgtgtgtgtgccgttGCAAATCGCATTTCGATATGTtatgaaaagtttttaagaGGGAAATCTATGAGGAATAGAGAATTTAAATAGATGCATCAACATAACTACATTTCACTAGAGAATTTTGCTAGAAAAATATTCCTGATCCATACTGATCCATTTTTGAAGACACATTCTGAAGATTACTGATTTCTTTTCTGGATGGAAATACCGCTTTAGATATGGTGTTATTGATATACATACTCAAGATTTTTAATGAGATCAGATATCTTGGGAAGTTGCGGTCGATATTCAAGGAAAGGAGGGTAAATACGAACCACAAAGACGAATGAATGAAATAGAGGTAAAAAGGTGACAGCTAATTTGCCATAACAACCCGATAATCGAAGGAAGTGCATAGCTTTCGTTCTTCAATCATCGCAGAAACGtgttttaattcatttttaacCAATATTGTGCCATCTCCTTCGCAGAACCGAAAAAGGGCGAAAGGGGTTAAAGCAGCTGGAAGAAGAAAGCAGGGGGCAAAAGGAAGTGGCGAGAGGAGAGGAGGGTGCGATGAGGAGATCCCGACAAAGACAGAGGCGCATGCGAAAACAATTGAAGCGTGCAAAAAGCAGCTGGAAAGGGGAAGAcacgcaaaaaaagaaaaagagaggcaactaaaaaaaagcaagagtTTTATGGCCGGAGAAAAAGAACATAAAACCGCAACACACGAAGGGAAACTCTGGGCGCTGGGAAACGGAAATCAAAAGCGGCAACAATGTTGTTGCAGCTTTGCatataatgtatgtatgttgaAGAAGCATAGCAAAATCAGCTTATGAGTTGCGAGATTGAAAATGTGAGGCGCAGAAgaggtaaaaataaatgcgtgTGCAGGTGTGAAAATGAGATCACGGGAACCTTTTTGTCGCCCCTCTGCACCCCGCCAGTGGTTATTCATAATTCTGTTGAACTTTTTATGCTTTAACAGGAAATGTaaaaccaccaaaaacaaCCGCAAGTTCATTTTTCGTCTATCTCTTGCAGTCTGGTTCGCTCTCGCTTCAGAACGAAGTGGATGGCAGAATGGAGAGAAAAAGTGAGAGAGtgtcattcattcatttgacCTTTTGCCAATATATAGTAGGCCATTAATCGATGCTCTTTTCGCTTGTTGCTTTTGATAATCATTCATAAAACGGACACCTTCGTGTTGAGAAAAGTACACCGAATTCGAAAATTCCATTCATAAAAAAACCCACACATTGTTGCTGGGATCTCTCTCtcgcgtgtatgtgtgtgtcgcgtgtgtgtgtgagcatgCGCTGGAGCGTCACACAGACACATGCCTATGCTTGATTTCCGATTCATTCACAAAAAGGGGCGCATTCAAAACGGCGGGGGGGCGTGTTGGGTGATGGTGGAGGAAGAGCGGTTCAGGGGAGGGTGAAGAAGCGAATGCCGTAACATTCAGCCTGGTCATCCATTACTTCTCCAACGgcaccaacaacaaatgcattgcactgctgctgcacgaaaaaaaatcacacacacattagGGAAAAAGTCAAGagaaacacacacgcacacagcaaCACGCGAGTCAGAGCGAGACAGCATGCTTATACACTTGAACGCAAAATTCATTTCTAGAACAAAAACACATTTGTTTTCTCAATAAATCCACTTTCGTTGCCGACAATCGCACAAATTTCGGTTTGACACCAGATTACACAACATTTTGGACAATTCTTAACCATTTTCTCCCGATTCTATGTTGTTTTCTGCCCGCAAGAGACTCCGCGGGGGAAACGGCGACGCTGTCAACATTCCAGCACACTTTGCACCATGAAAAACCCACGTTGCTGCGCGAATTTCACTCAACGTTCATGCCACGCATGTTCTTTGACATATTTGTGATGTTTTTGAACGATTTCGCACTCGATTTACATAccaattttcacttttaattgctcTTCAATGCGCACTTCGCGTGTATCggccattttgttgttgttgctgcttggcTCGACGGCGACGGGCGAGTTAATATTATCGTCGTCTCGCTCGTCGAACATATAGCGCTTCTTCTTCAGCAGCATTGTGCGCCCGTTCTTAAAGCAGCCAGCTTTTTGTCGGCCACCCGCTGGGGAACTTGCAACACGCGATGGAAAATTCCAAAAACTCCTTCACCCGTTCTTCACAGAACTTTAAACTCGCGAAAAATGTCCCTTTTTGACAGGTTTATTAGGCGGTTATTTGGATTTGTATTTCAGCACTCGCTGCAGCGTTGCATTGTGCATTGAGCTGGTGTGACGGGAATATGAGTCGATTTGCCGCTCACGAAATGCACTTTTCCTGTTGCTTCAGGGCTCGGTTGATTTTAGTATTTCGTTGTTACTACAAACTGTTTTTTGCACGCACTAACACACATGGGATTATATTATCGAAGTATGGAAAATATTCGGTTGCTTGATTGTTTCGACTCGCAAAAACCTTATTTCTCCGAGTTTATATGCTTTGCGGGCTTCCACGCATCCGCGAAACAACCTTTCGAAGCGGAATCAAAACTAGAGTGACCGTGGCGAGTCGGTGGTATATCAGCATTGAATTAGTATGACCTTAGCGAGGTGCACCGATAATACCATGGGAAACCGATTGGTTAAATGTTTgctaaataatttgtataaagtAGAActcttttaaaataatgaagtGCCTTTAATTTTCTTAAGCAATGCTTATTTGGTTGCGGTGTACATAACGGTGTTCATACAAAGTTTTTAAGTTTCATTTCGATATTATACCATTTCTGACTATCGAATATACGTATATCGTTAGCTCCAACAAACAGTTATATATTTCGTAATTTaagataaattatttaaaactttatttgtGGTTTGAATTTTTACTTTAGGTTTAATTCatgttttttataaactaGATCTGCTTTTAGTTCCTTAACTTTGAAACACACTCCGACAAACCAACGTGTTGCAGCGCGGCCGAAATGAAACTGAATTCAAATTTCCAAGCGGCAAGTGTACACATGCACCACCCAAATTTTGTGAATgaaaacgcacacacacagcaatGGTCACCTACACTTGAGCACACACATGTTGCACCGGCGCCACCAACAGCGGAAACAACCGAAGATCGCCGGCAGAGAAAGTCGTGGGCATATGCGACACAGAAAAGGCGGTACAAATCCATGTtattgatttgaatttatttataacagaAGGAATATGTTGACATCcgataaaatcataaaaaaaaagatggtAAACTTTGTAAGTTAATATAAAAACTCACTATAAAACAACTGATGTAGTGTTTAAGGTTCAAACTTGTCTACTTAGTATTTCAATTGGAATTCATGTATCAGTTGTTAGTTAAGCTGAGCACTGTAAGTGTGTAGAACTCAAATGCCCGACTGACTATGACGTAGCGTACATTACGTGGGCGTTCTGGCTCGGAGACAGTCCACAGGAACCACATagtacacacatatgtacatacatacatttaaagTACACAACAATTCAGAAACAAGGCagtgaaatgtgaaattcACACGGCATCCGGGCAGCAACGCCGCTCATGTTTTTCCTTACGCAtatgctgcttctgcttcttgcCTTGGAAACCACATGCatcacaacaacagcagcaacagcaacaacaacaacggccaGGGAGATCAACAAGTGAGACGGTGCATCTTATCACAACTGCCGCCAATAAGTGGAAGTGGTCGGGTCAACATTTCGGGTTGCTCGGCTAGGTTTCATTGTTTCCGTATGCCCTGCATTTGATCTAGTCACTCCAACTGCACTGAACAAAATTTCGTACTGTCTAAGTCATTTAGTTCAAACTAATAGTGTGAAGTCAAGGATTGACTATATATTTGCctgtaattatattattttctattatctATTTTCTaactcattttaaataatatgtaattCCCTTTTTCAAGggtagtaaaaaaaaaagaacatttaCCTTTATTAGATGTTTTCTAATATTGCATAATATTTGTTAAGAATGTTCAGACTGCTATTTTCTGTGTAGCGTGCGTAACGACAATTTGAATATGTTGATCATTTCGCTCAACGAAACGTAACCAACGTGGGAAGAAGAGGCGACACggtttttcttctattttccTATTCCAGCTGTCCACTCGatccctcctcctcctccccttCCATTTACTCCTCCCACGAAATTTGGAGCTAGGTGCAGATGTTATAAAAATAGTATTTTGTGGCAGTTCCATGCGTATGAATGGGTTTACGAGTTTCGGTTTCAGGTTTTCGGGCCTGTTTATAAACCCCACCCCTTCCACATTTTCATGTATTTACGTCCGGAAAAGTGTTTTAGTCATTTGTCTAGCTTCCGTTATTATTTCGTTATGAATGAAAAACCCATTTGGACCGGGTTTCTTGATCTCCCTAATTtacaacatttattttgtattaactTGCTTTTGATGTCAATATGGGTTCGTAAACTTTGTTTACTATTTTCGCCGCGGACAAGGcatttaaacatttagttTTTCTTATCCACCTCATGTTAATGTGAAGTTTACACATAAATACTCATAAAAGACCTGACGTGGGTTTTCCTAATcgcaatttaaatacatttgaatGCAAAGAGGAAAAAGCTGTTAAATAGATTTATAGATGGCTTTCAAGCTCAGATTTCTTATTGAATTTAtggattttaaaatgtataccaATCAGGGGCAATTAGTATATCAGAAAGCATTGTCAcgtttattaataatatatgtcAAAATGAGGTTGAaccatgtacatatgtataccttcagtttcattttccttgtttattttatgaGTTGTCAGATTCTTACCACAAATGATCACCATTAACCAGATTTACTCAGAAGTCCTCTCAGTTTTTTAGTTACAGATTTCGGCTTGATCTGCGGATTAAGTCAAATGGCCGTTTGGTTTTTCGTTTATTGTTCAGAGAGTGTTTACACGcatatggtttttttttgttatagtATACAATAGACACTTAACGATTTCCAAGTAATGTAGTCATTTAGTTAAATGTAATGTAGCAAATTGTTAGGTGTCCTCTTGAGTTGCGTTTGCATCATTATTACATAacttgatttctttttttttttggcgcgcTAAACGTAAAGCTTAAAATTTAATCATGTTTGTTGATTGTTTGCGTAAACAATAAGCCTTAAATGAAATACTTAATAAAAAGATCGCATAAAACAAtgtgtgttttcttttgtgtgtgtgggtgtgtgtgtgcttgtgtgtttgAGAGCGTTGGTCGCATTTGGCAGCTTTGTGGGATTaggatcaggagcaggacctcattctcctccagctgcttgtCACGATGCCAACTCCAGCTCAACGGCAGCCAAATTAGGAAACGATAAACAAActgaaacgaaaagaaaacaattgatTAGCATTTGGTAtctgaaaaaatattaaggGCTTTATTCTAAACCATCTGTCATATATTTGAGGTAGTCTCTGTTATCATGACACTACTTTTCTTTAACAAGTTAGATAAACATTATCGGGTGTAAGTTTACAGCGTTACAAACTtgtaaagaaaagaaaaacacccCTGCATATCTTGCGAGTGACTAAGATCACAAATGCTTTGCTGAATGACACATACGACGTCACATGCTTTATAGATAACGTTTTTGAACCCACAACTTTAGACTTCGTTATTTGTATCAtaatgtgtttgtgttttacATATCTGTATTCTATTTGGTTATCATACTTACTTTTTTCTCAACTCATCGAACGCAATTTGGACCCGCCTGCGGATGGGTTACCCTGGCGTCCAGCTTACGTCCCTTGTCTACTTGTTGTTGATAGATAGCCGCTCAACGCTGGCAAGCAGCTCATCGGCGGTCTGGGAAACGACCTGTTCTTGGTCGTCGCTGGTGCTCAGGTTTTGCAGTCGCTTCTCCAGCGCCGACAGATCCTCCAGCTCGCGCTGCTGCTTCACCATGTAGCGCAAGATGAGCGTGGTCAGCATGCACATGTCCTCGAGGATTTTGGCCGTCTCCGGCGTGGGGTGATCATACCGATTACGCAGCAATCTTAGCTTGGCCTCAGCCAGCTCCAGGGGTGACTTGTTGCTGCGGTCGTACATGTGAACACTTGCACCACCCTGGAGCAGCACACCCACAACAACATTGAAGTTATTGGAGCTGGCCGAGATCACAGCCAGATGGAGTGGGGTGTTCCCCAGCGAGTCGACTACATTTGGGTTGGCTCCGTACTTCAGAAGCTGCTGGACAATGGGTATGTAGCCACGACAGGCGGCCAGATGCAGGGGACTACGATTGTACTCGTCGGCGGCATTCGGATTGGCCCCACCCTCGAGAATACGGTTGAGCAGCTCGATGTTGCAGGTGGAGGCGGCGGTGCGCAGTTTGCGGCCATTTGACTGGACGATTATGTTGTTGTAGCTGTAGGAGTGCTTAAGCCGCTGCATTCGCGGCCGCATCTTGAAGCTTTTGCTGCCCGACGGTAAGGTGCTCGGATGAATCAGGCTGGGCAGATACTCGGCATTGGGGGCATTAGGATTCAGCGGCAGGGGCGGCAGGTGCGGCAGGGCAAAGTGCTCGCCCCGATCTCTGCTCAGCTGGAATGATGCATTCGTGCTGGGGTTTGAACTCATGTTCAGGTTAAGGTTCAGGTTGAGGTTGATGTTCATATGCGGCCACTCGCCGTGTGTGTTGGGCGAcgaagtgggcgtgggcggcaTTGCCGGCGGTGGCGGCGTTATCATGATCCCCTTGGAGGCGCTGGTGGGCATAGGCATCGGCGTCGATTTGGCCAGTACCATGGCCATCGACATGGGCGATGGCGGCATCGAcatctccacctcctccttggCCGCCTCCACGCCGGAGGAATCGCTGTTGGTGGCCGCAGCCATTGCTCGCACTCAATCGAATTGCGTCCCCCGTTGCCCGCGATGCAGTGCGTCTGTGGTCCTGATTCCAGTGTTCGGGCCAGCGGCGAAAAACTATTCCCAGGCACGCGCTGCTTATTTTCCTGTCtgtattgtttgtttatttttgcttcttttcCTGCCCACTTTGGTCACTCTGACCACCCGTTATTGGTGTGACCCTGCCGTCCCTGAGTGTATTTATCCTAATCTGCAAATGTTTATCTTCATATATTACTCCTGTAGTCATCATTTTGAAACACTTTGACTCACTTGTTTTCGGATTTTTATAAGTTGGGGCGAAGAGCAAAAATTCTTGGGTCGTCTgtattgtttgtatttgttttggcctATCGATATGTGTAGTGTGCTAGATATCGATTGGCAGGCCGGAACTTCTTGCGAGGACACTATCGCGAACATTCAGCCCTGGTAGacaaagtttttaaatatataattattttcaatataaataaattattttattagttttatatatatttttagtttcattttcaataaaatataaatattgtctTCAGCTTTAATAATTCCAGAGTTCTTAACGTAAACCACTTCTAGATCCAATTAATTGATTAACCTTCAACCGCACCTTCTATTTTAataagaattaattaaaaactggtttaaacacttaaaaagttttattCAAAATTCGTGCTCGACGTACTACATACACATATTCATTTTCTAACAAAGCGGCACGGAATGTTAGTTATCATCCATTAAAAGATTCAATTCTGAAATCAACTGGAGGGTTACGTACAATACATCGATGGCCGATTAtaatacacaaaataaaagattTTCGAAATTAATATGATTATATGGTACCTTCTTAAGTCCAATAACACAATATACAAAGCGTATTTCGTTTGGTAATTCTGGAGATAAAGCCTCGGAAGTGGAAAAATCAGGGATAATAAGTTTGGGTTAGGAAATATACAGATTCTGTTTTGAAACCAGGTGGTGGGAGGATTTCGGTGTAATTGAGAGTGGAAGTCTCAGCGGGAGAGCTGATTTAGACCGCAGAAAAGGTGCTtaataaaaaacgaagaagGTGAAACGAGTCTAAAGTACACAGACATGAATCGAAAGGATCCCTCGCGAAAGGGATCTCTACAGCAAATGCGGTCTAAATCCGTCTTGCATGCTATTTTAGGAAATTGATCATCTCGATGATCTTATTCCGATTGGCGTGCATATACGCCTTAGTATGCCACAGCATGTTGATCAGTTTTTGGTCGTCCTTTTCGTCCATGGCGATGTCCTCGCTAAGCTGAGGATTGAACCTGAAGTATGGTATGCCAATGGTGCTGCACCAGGCGCGAGCTCTGTCCACCACTCTTCCATCGGAGCAGGTGGCCTGGTCCACC
This genomic interval from Drosophila teissieri strain GT53w chromosome 3L, Prin_Dtei_1.1, whole genome shotgun sequence contains the following:
- the LOC122616869 gene encoding BRCA1-associated RING domain protein 1, with protein sequence MAAATNSDSSGVEAAKEEVEMSMPPSPMSMAMVLAKSTPMPMPTSASKGIMITPPPPAMPPTPTSSPNTHGEWPHMNINLNLNLNLNMSSNPSTNASFQLSRDRGEHFALPHLPPLPLNPNAPNAEYLPSLIHPSTLPSGSKSFKMRPRMQRLKHSYSYNNIIVQSNGRKLRTAASTCNIELLNRILEGGANPNAADEYNRSPLHLAACRGYIPIVQQLLKYGANPNVVDSLGNTPLHLAVISASSNNFNVVVGVLLQGGASVHMYDRSNKSPLELAEAKLRLLRNRYDHPTPETAKILEDMCMLTTLILRYMVKQQRELEDLSALEKRLQNLSTSDDQEQVVSQTADELLASVERLSINNK